The proteins below come from a single Ignavibacteriales bacterium genomic window:
- a CDS encoding four helix bundle protein, which translates to MEDGKGRVTEKGFNFALEIMELYKELIRNSEFIISKQLLKTATSIGVNVNEAQAAASKKDFLNKMSIAAKEARENDYWLKLLHKSQFVKYDYEKYLIDINALIKMLTAIVKSTKNNLILTQNNKN; encoded by the coding sequence ATCGAAGATGGGAAAGGTAGAGTAACTGAGAAGGGTTTTAATTTTGCCTTAGAAATAATGGAATTGTATAAAGAACTAATAAGAAATTCAGAATTTATTATATCTAAACAGTTATTAAAAACTGCTACGAGTATCGGAGTAAATGTTAATGAAGCTCAGGCGGCGGCTTCAAAAAAAGATTTTTTGAATAAAATGTCTATAGCTGCAAAGGAAGCAAGAGAGAATGATTATTGGTTGAAACTATTACATAAAAGTCAATTTGTGAAATATGATTACGAAAAATATTTGATTGATATTAATGCATTAATAAAAATGCTAACTGCAATTGTAAAAAGTACTAAGAATAATCTAATATTAACGCAAAACAATAAAAACTGA